The Hydrogenimonas thermophila genome has a window encoding:
- a CDS encoding DUF2238 domain-containing protein, giving the protein MVIIVIILVTTFKKFRFSNISYFLMSILIFLHTLGGHYTFAQVPFEWVTDLFGFERNHFDRVAHFSVGLYAFAIVEFMCRKRLIVVRWVAYLFAIFAILSVASIYEIIEWIVAIMFSEEDSMAFLGSQGDIWDAQKDMLSDGLGAVVAVAIYHLLPPWKGRCTDRNY; this is encoded by the coding sequence ATGGTTATCATTGTTATCATTTTAGTTACAACTTTCAAAAAATTTCGTTTTTCTAACATATCATATTTCCTTATGAGCATACTTATTTTTCTACACACTCTTGGAGGTCACTACACTTTTGCACAAGTTCCTTTTGAGTGGGTGACTGATCTTTTTGGGTTTGAGAGAAATCACTTTGATAGGGTAGCACACTTTAGTGTTGGATTATATGCTTTTGCAATTGTTGAATTTATGTGTCGAAAGAGGCTTATAGTAGTTCGTTGGGTTGCTTACCTTTTTGCTATATTTGCCATTTTAAGTGTTGCAAGTATCTATGAAATTATTGAATGGATTGTTGCCATTATGTTTTCAGAGGAGGATAGTATGGCGTTTTTAGGCTCTCAAGGTGATATTTGGGATGCTCAGAAAGATATGCTAAGCGATGGCTTGGGTGCAGTAGTGGCAGTAGCGATTTATCATTTATTGCCACCTTGGAAGGGAAGGTGTACAGATAGAAATTATTAA